One Clostridiisalibacter paucivorans DSM 22131 DNA window includes the following coding sequences:
- a CDS encoding recombinase family protein, whose amino-acid sequence MKKVTRIDGMSNPRFSNNKLRVAAYARVSTDSDEQLESLKAQREHYENYIETNPEWEFAGLYFDEGISGTKKEKRPELLRMIRDSENGRIDFIITKSISRFARNTMDCLELVRKLIDIDVYVYFEKENLNTGDMEGELMLSILSGFAAEESASISQNMTWSIQRKFQNGSYINGSPPYGYANVNGNMVIVPEEAEIVKRIFSECLSGKGGNLIAKGLNKDKIPAKRGNHWSSGTIIEMLRNEKYKGDVLFQKTYTDGSYNRHPNKGEKDQYYCKNHHEAIISKEVFSKAQKLISQRRKSRSKNTKSKAYQNRYALSGRIICGECGSKFKRRTNYSAGRSYIAWSCKGHIEDKNSCSMLFIRDGEIKATFATMMNKLAFSRKIILEPLYKTLSQIDEKSDLERVAVIDKRLEQLTEERNTLIGLMTKGFLEPVLFNKEKNALEIEINSLTTEKTNLVMSFTDGTSQADEVKELLDYVSGKAFIGEYTEEAFEKYVENIIVNTRDELTFKLKCGLSLKEEVVR is encoded by the coding sequence GTGAAAAAGGTAACAAGAATAGATGGCATGTCAAACCCTAGGTTCTCAAATAATAAGCTTAGAGTAGCAGCCTATGCCAGGGTTTCAACAGATAGTGATGAGCAGCTGGAAAGTTTAAAAGCACAGCGGGAACACTATGAAAACTACATTGAGACCAATCCGGAGTGGGAATTTGCAGGCTTATATTTTGATGAAGGGATATCTGGAACTAAGAAAGAAAAGCGGCCAGAGCTTCTTCGTATGATCCGCGACTCAGAAAATGGCAGGATTGATTTTATCATCACTAAATCCATCAGCCGATTTGCTAGAAACACCATGGATTGTCTTGAACTGGTCAGAAAGCTTATAGATATTGATGTCTATGTATATTTTGAGAAAGAAAATCTAAACACGGGTGATATGGAAGGTGAATTGATGCTTTCGATTTTATCCGGATTTGCTGCAGAAGAGTCTGCATCCATTTCACAGAACATGACATGGTCAATCCAAAGAAAGTTTCAAAATGGCTCTTATATTAATGGAAGCCCACCTTATGGCTATGCCAATGTAAATGGCAATATGGTTATTGTTCCAGAAGAAGCTGAGATTGTTAAACGTATTTTTTCAGAGTGTTTATCAGGTAAAGGTGGAAATTTAATTGCAAAAGGTCTTAATAAGGATAAGATTCCTGCTAAGAGAGGAAATCACTGGAGCTCAGGGACCATTATTGAAATGCTAAGAAATGAAAAATACAAAGGCGATGTACTTTTCCAAAAAACCTACACAGATGGAAGTTATAATCGACATCCTAATAAGGGCGAGAAAGACCAGTACTATTGTAAGAACCACCATGAAGCCATTATCAGTAAAGAGGTTTTTTCTAAGGCACAGAAACTTATAAGTCAAAGAAGAAAAAGCCGGAGTAAGAATACCAAAAGCAAGGCTTATCAAAACAGATATGCCTTAAGCGGCAGGATCATTTGCGGAGAGTGTGGATCTAAGTTTAAAAGAAGAACAAACTATTCTGCTGGCAGAAGCTATATAGCCTGGAGCTGCAAAGGGCATATTGAAGACAAAAATAGCTGTTCCATGTTATTCATAAGGGATGGAGAGATAAAGGCAACCTTCGCAACTATGATGAACAAGTTAGCCTTTAGTAGAAAAATAATACTGGAACCTCTTTATAAGACCCTAAGTCAAATAGATGAGAAAAGCGATCTTGAAAGAGTTGCTGTTATAGATAAGAGGTTAGAGCAATTAACTGAAGAGCGTAACACTCTGATTGGACTAATGACAAAAGGATTTCTAGAGCCAGTGCTTTTTAACAAAGAAAAGAATGCTCTAGAGATAGAAATAAATAGTCTTACTACAGAAAAAACAAACCTGGTCATGTCATTTACAGATGGCACATCACAAGCAGATGAAGTAAAAGAGCTTCTTGATTATGTGTCAGGAAAAGCATTTATTGGTGAGTACACTGAAGAAGCATTTGAAAAGTACGTTGAAAATATCATTGTGAATACAAGAGATGAACTAACATTTAAACTGAAATGTGGACTTTCTCTGAAAGAGGAGGTGGTGAGATAA
- a CDS encoding SHOCT domain-containing protein: MKITKVKDGCPIKFETEKITEEQLQNEYDFYMAESLICMLFKEDKISEDELRKISALNRQKFSPKLSELMS, from the coding sequence ATGAAAATCACAAAAGTGAAAGATGGGTGCCCCATTAAATTTGAAACCGAGAAGATAACAGAAGAACAGCTGCAAAATGAATATGATTTTTATATGGCAGAAAGCCTTATATGCATGCTTTTTAAAGAAGACAAAATTTCAGAGGATGAACTAAGAAAAATATCGGCATTAAATAGGCAAAAGTTCTCGCCAAAATTATCCGAACTAATGTCATAA
- a CDS encoding DNA polymerase — protein MKNLEIDIETYSSESLQKSGVYRYVEADDFEILLFAYSVDGGEVQVIDLAAGEKIPTNIIDALGNQNVIKWAFNAQFERICLSRYLGYPSGSYLSPLSWKCSMVWSAYMGLPLSLEGVGAVLGLEKQKLKEGKDLIRYFCIPCKPTKSNGGRTRNLPSDDKEKWQAFKNYNKRDVETEMLIQERLIKFPVPEEVWNEYHLDQTINDRGIRVDMDFVKQAIFMDEISNDSLMGVMKRLTGLENPNSVQQMKDWLSINGLQTDSLGKKAVAELLEDAPDHLAEVLKLRQQLAKSSVKKYVAMENVVCSDSRARGMFQFYGANRTGRFAGRLVQLQNLPQNHMPDLKEARAVVKGGDYETLEMLYEDIPDTLSQLIRTAFVPDKGKKFIVADFSAIEARVLSWLAGETWRSKVFESGGDIYCASASQMFKVPVEKHGVNSELRQKGKIAELALGYGGSVGALKAMGALDMGLLEEELKPLVNAWRGSNPNIVKFWWDVDRAVKKCVKEKRSQKIYGMEIHNISGMIFIVLPSGRRLSYVKPRIGENKFGGESVTYEGVGGTKKWERIESYGPKFVENIVQAISRDILMYAMKTLGTYRIVAHVHDEVIIEVDPQLSVESICNQMGKVPSWAPGLILSADGYECDFYKKD, from the coding sequence ATGAAGAATTTAGAAATTGATATTGAGACTTATTCATCTGAGAGTCTTCAAAAAAGTGGAGTATATCGCTATGTAGAGGCGGATGATTTTGAAATACTTCTGTTTGCTTATTCAGTTGATGGCGGAGAAGTTCAGGTGATTGATTTAGCAGCAGGAGAAAAGATACCCACGAATATTATAGATGCCTTAGGGAATCAGAATGTTATTAAATGGGCCTTTAACGCACAGTTTGAAAGAATATGTCTTTCGAGATATTTAGGATATCCTTCTGGGTCTTATCTAAGTCCCTTATCTTGGAAGTGCTCAATGGTATGGTCAGCTTATATGGGCCTTCCGCTTTCTCTAGAAGGTGTAGGTGCTGTTCTTGGACTTGAAAAGCAAAAGTTAAAAGAAGGTAAAGACTTGATAAGGTATTTCTGTATTCCATGTAAGCCTACAAAATCAAATGGAGGAAGAACTAGGAATCTTCCAAGTGATGACAAAGAAAAGTGGCAAGCTTTCAAGAATTATAACAAGAGAGACGTTGAGACAGAAATGCTTATTCAAGAGAGGCTTATTAAATTTCCAGTACCAGAGGAAGTATGGAATGAATACCATCTTGACCAGACAATCAATGATAGAGGCATCAGGGTAGATATGGACTTTGTAAAACAGGCCATTTTCATGGATGAGATTTCTAATGATAGTTTGATGGGGGTAATGAAGCGATTGACGGGCCTTGAGAATCCCAACTCGGTACAGCAGATGAAGGACTGGCTTTCTATAAATGGCCTTCAGACGGATAGTCTTGGGAAAAAAGCTGTGGCAGAACTATTAGAAGATGCGCCAGACCATTTGGCTGAAGTTCTTAAACTCCGACAACAGCTTGCAAAGTCGTCTGTTAAGAAATATGTAGCTATGGAAAATGTAGTCTGTAGTGATTCCAGAGCCAGAGGAATGTTCCAGTTTTATGGAGCTAATAGAACCGGTCGCTTTGCAGGTAGGCTTGTGCAATTACAAAACCTTCCTCAGAACCACATGCCAGACTTAAAAGAGGCACGAGCTGTAGTTAAGGGTGGTGATTATGAAACGCTTGAAATGTTATATGAAGATATTCCAGACACTCTTTCACAGCTTATCCGTACAGCCTTTGTACCAGATAAGGGAAAGAAATTCATCGTTGCTGACTTTTCTGCTATTGAAGCTCGGGTCCTTTCATGGCTTGCTGGGGAAACCTGGAGGAGTAAAGTATTTGAAAGTGGTGGTGATATCTACTGTGCATCGGCATCACAGATGTTTAAGGTTCCAGTTGAAAAGCATGGTGTAAACTCAGAGTTAAGACAGAAGGGTAAGATCGCAGAACTGGCCCTTGGATATGGTGGATCAGTGGGAGCATTAAAAGCAATGGGTGCCTTAGACATGGGCCTTTTAGAAGAAGAACTAAAACCTCTTGTAAATGCCTGGAGAGGATCCAATCCAAATATCGTAAAGTTCTGGTGGGATGTGGATAGGGCAGTTAAGAAATGTGTTAAAGAAAAGAGGTCTCAGAAGATATATGGTATGGAGATTCATAATATTAGTGGAATGATCTTTATTGTTCTTCCATCTGGAAGACGCCTTTCATATGTCAAACCTCGTATCGGTGAGAACAAGTTTGGCGGGGAGTCAGTGACTTATGAAGGAGTAGGTGGGACAAAGAAATGGGAGCGTATTGAAAGCTATGGACCAAAGTTTGTAGAAAATATTGTTCAGGCAATTTCACGCGATATTTTAATGTATGCCATGAAGACACTAGGCACCTATAGAATAGTGGCTCATGTACATGATGAAGTGATTATTGAAGTAGATCCCCAATTGTCAGTAGAGAGCATTTGCAATCAGATGGGAAAAGTTCCTTCTTGGGCACCTGGACTTATCTTAAGTGCAGATGGTTATGAATGCGATTTTTATAAAAAAGATTAG
- a CDS encoding DUF2815 family protein: protein MANNTNRTKVITGMNTRLSYFHGWEPVSINGGAEKYSVSVLIPKDDTETINAINAAIDAAIEEGIAKFGGKKPNKAAIKLPLRDGDVERDDEAYKRHYFINANSKTAPQIVDKSVKPIIDRGEVYSGCYGRVSLNFYAFNSNGNRGVACGLGNIQKIKDGEPLGGKTSAADDFTTLADDDFLA from the coding sequence ATGGCAAATAACACGAATAGAACAAAGGTAATTACAGGTATGAACACAAGACTTTCCTACTTCCATGGATGGGAGCCAGTATCTATTAATGGAGGTGCTGAAAAATACAGCGTATCTGTTCTTATTCCAAAAGACGATACGGAAACCATTAATGCAATAAATGCTGCCATCGATGCAGCTATTGAAGAAGGAATTGCTAAGTTTGGTGGGAAGAAGCCTAATAAAGCGGCCATTAAACTACCACTTCGAGATGGAGATGTCGAGCGTGATGATGAGGCCTATAAGAGACATTATTTCATCAACGCCAACAGCAAAACTGCACCGCAGATTGTAGATAAAAGCGTTAAACCTATTATAGATCGTGGTGAAGTATACAGCGGTTGCTATGGTAGGGTTTCACTTAACTTCTACGCTTTTAACTCAAACGGAAACAGGGGTGTGGCCTGCGGACTTGGAAACATCCAAAAGATTAAAGACGGCGAACCTCTTGGCGGAAAGACTTCTGCAGCAGATGACTTTACAACTCTTGCAGATGATGATTTCCTTGCCTAG
- a CDS encoding DUF2800 domain-containing protein, translating to MGNHAILSASSSHRWLRCLPSARLELEFENTSGEAAKEGTAAHELSEHKLKNALRISSKRPTSEYDCDEMEKCTDDYVSFIIEQVELARKSCTDPIVLIEKRLDFSCYVPEGFGTGDCVIISDDKLHIIDFKYGRGVLVDAQDNPQMKLYALGALEIYDSLYDIKEVSMTIFQPRRENVSTWTVPVDELKEWAEKELKPKAKKAYEGEGEFIPGPWCTFCRASIRCRARAEEKLKLAQLEFKMPPLLTDNEIEEILSIIPDLTKWAGEINAYATDAAINHGKEWSGFKVVEGRSVRKYKDENAIARKAEASGYKDIYRKSLIPLTQMQKLMGKAKFEDILGSLIYKAPGKPTLVPVSDKRQAIKVTNAKNEFNEIKED from the coding sequence ATGGGTAATCACGCAATACTATCCGCATCTTCATCACATAGATGGCTTCGTTGCTTACCATCTGCAAGGCTTGAACTTGAATTTGAAAATACAAGTGGAGAAGCAGCAAAAGAAGGTACAGCAGCACATGAGCTTTCAGAGCACAAACTAAAAAATGCCCTGCGCATTAGTAGTAAGAGGCCTACATCTGAATACGACTGTGATGAGATGGAGAAATGCACAGATGACTACGTTTCCTTCATCATAGAGCAGGTGGAACTGGCAAGAAAGTCCTGTACAGATCCAATCGTTCTTATAGAAAAGCGACTTGATTTTTCTTGCTATGTTCCTGAGGGATTTGGAACAGGAGACTGTGTAATCATATCAGATGACAAGCTGCATATTATTGATTTTAAATATGGAAGAGGCGTACTTGTTGACGCACAGGACAACCCTCAGATGAAGTTATATGCTCTTGGCGCTCTTGAAATCTATGATAGTCTTTATGATATCAAAGAAGTTTCAATGACCATTTTTCAGCCAAGAAGAGAGAATGTGAGCACATGGACCGTTCCAGTAGATGAACTGAAAGAATGGGCGGAAAAAGAACTAAAACCTAAGGCTAAAAAAGCCTATGAAGGTGAAGGTGAATTTATCCCCGGTCCTTGGTGTACATTCTGCAGAGCATCTATAAGATGTCGTGCAAGAGCTGAAGAAAAACTGAAACTGGCACAGCTGGAGTTTAAGATGCCACCCCTGCTTACAGATAATGAAATAGAGGAAATCTTAAGCATAATTCCCGATCTTACGAAATGGGCAGGTGAAATAAATGCTTATGCTACAGATGCTGCAATTAACCACGGTAAAGAGTGGAGTGGCTTTAAAGTTGTAGAAGGGCGCTCGGTTCGCAAGTACAAAGATGAAAATGCCATCGCAAGAAAAGCTGAAGCAAGTGGATATAAGGATATTTACCGTAAGAGCCTTATCCCTTTGACTCAGATGCAAAAGCTCATGGGAAAAGCTAAGTTTGAGGATATTCTTGGAAGCCTCATCTATAAAGCACCAGGTAAGCCGACTTTGGTTCCTGTTTCAGATAAAAGGCAGGCAATAAAGGTAACGAACGCTAAAAATGAATTTAATGAAATTAAGGAGGATTAA
- a CDS encoding N-acetylmuramoyl-L-alanine amidase — translation MNLKKLIFTKNECYKAGRKIKPRGIMVHSTGANNPYLRRYVGPDDGLLGENKYNNHWNQYRPSGRQVCVHAFIGRLKNGSIATYQTLPWNHRGWHAGGTANNSHIGFEICEDNLSDASYFKSVYKEATELCVYLCKRYNLTEKDIIGHYEGHQKKIASNHADPSHWFSRHGKSMDTFRADVKKLLISQASGSKKLYRVQIGAYSVKSNAEAMLAKAKAAGFKDAFIKIE, via the coding sequence ATGAACCTTAAAAAACTTATTTTTACAAAAAATGAATGTTATAAGGCAGGTAGAAAAATTAAACCGAGAGGCATTATGGTTCATAGCACTGGGGCCAACAATCCATATCTTCGTAGATATGTTGGACCGGATGATGGTCTCCTTGGAGAAAATAAATACAACAATCACTGGAACCAGTATAGACCAAGTGGTAGACAGGTCTGTGTCCACGCTTTTATAGGTAGGCTAAAGAATGGATCCATCGCGACGTATCAAACCTTGCCCTGGAATCATAGAGGCTGGCATGCAGGGGGCACAGCAAATAATAGTCATATAGGCTTTGAGATTTGCGAAGATAATCTGTCAGATGCTTCTTATTTCAAATCAGTCTATAAAGAAGCTACAGAGCTTTGTGTATACCTTTGTAAACGCTATAACTTAACTGAGAAGGATATCATTGGTCACTATGAAGGACATCAAAAGAAAATCGCCAGCAATCATGCTGACCCCAGTCACTGGTTTTCTAGACATGGTAAGAGCATGGATACTTTTAGAGCTGATGTTAAAAAGCTATTAATCTCTCAAGCTTCAGGATCTAAGAAACTCTACCGGGTTCAGATTGGAGCTTATAGCGTTAAATCAAATGCTGAGGCTATGCTAGCCAAGGCTAAAGCTGCAGGCTTTAAAGATGCCTTTATCAAAATCGAATAA
- a CDS encoding phage holin family protein produces the protein MRDIWTFIQMVFAAIGGWLGWFLGGYDGFLYALIAFVVIDYILGVMCAILEKHLSSDVGAQGIFKKVVIFSLVGIAHIIDQNIIGDGGVIRTAVIFFYLSNEGISIIENSTRIGLPVPEKLKEILEQLKDGGDKDGTK, from the coding sequence ATGAGAGATATTTGGACTTTTATTCAAATGGTCTTTGCCGCCATTGGTGGTTGGCTTGGCTGGTTTCTCGGAGGTTACGATGGATTTTTATATGCCCTGATCGCCTTTGTGGTGATTGACTATATTCTTGGAGTGATGTGTGCCATTTTGGAAAAGCATCTTTCCAGTGATGTTGGTGCTCAGGGCATCTTTAAGAAAGTTGTTATTTTTTCATTGGTAGGCATTGCTCATATTATTGATCAGAACATTATTGGAGATGGTGGAGTCATAAGAACCGCTGTTATCTTTTTTTACCTATCCAATGAAGGAATTAGCATTATAGAGAATTCAACAAGAATCGGACTTCCTGTACCAGAGAAACTTAAAGAGATTCTTGAACAGCTAAAAGACGGAGGTGATAAGGATGGTACTAAGTGA
- a CDS encoding phage tail protein: MIEIYSGATLIQSIQKVISSSLRETLEGEFTLSFSVMAKSALGLKTKQLAKLDSQYFEIVQIGKSIQGSLPTCSVLCEHVSYLLNHEVYNITEFDFTGDPKAGLSQLLAGTPFSAGVVDFTESITMKINQKVSRRAALMQYIAILGGEIEYNGYNINIRSHRGSAQYIPVMGSKNVTNVAVSHDSRENASSYDISFFKLMDLAVGDNVHIIFYPLGINVKTRIISLEYNPFYRYNIRVEVGRYRPSISDTFYRIESSLNNVGSSVDEIQTQVNDLGVSYTIVSDLVVTDTTIDVTYTVEKGDTHQYHAQYQYTTDSGGRITSISLDNIFSELLLKEVSTLTVDMMSFYIEYADGTTATYNYSVDSGGRITSVTKV, from the coding sequence TTGATTGAAATATATTCAGGCGCAACTTTGATTCAGTCCATTCAGAAAGTAATTAGTTCAAGCTTAAGAGAAACCTTGGAGGGTGAATTTACTCTTTCTTTTAGTGTTATGGCAAAGTCTGCCTTGGGACTAAAGACAAAGCAGTTAGCAAAACTGGATAGTCAATATTTTGAAATAGTACAAATCGGTAAATCGATTCAAGGGAGCCTCCCGACCTGCTCTGTCCTTTGTGAGCATGTTTCCTACCTGCTTAATCATGAGGTGTATAACATCACTGAGTTTGACTTCACTGGAGATCCTAAAGCGGGATTATCTCAGCTTCTTGCTGGCACTCCCTTTTCTGCTGGAGTGGTGGATTTTACAGAAAGCATCACTATGAAAATAAATCAGAAGGTTTCCAGACGGGCTGCCCTAATGCAGTACATTGCCATCCTTGGTGGTGAGATTGAGTACAATGGCTACAATATCAATATTCGAAGTCATAGAGGAAGCGCTCAATATATCCCTGTGATGGGCTCAAAGAATGTCACCAATGTGGCGGTCTCTCATGATTCCAGGGAGAATGCTTCATCTTATGATATTTCCTTTTTCAAGCTGATGGATCTTGCTGTGGGCGATAATGTGCACATCATCTTCTACCCCTTAGGTATTAATGTTAAGACCAGGATCATCTCATTGGAATACAATCCTTTTTACCGCTACAACATTCGTGTTGAAGTCGGGAGATATAGACCCAGCATTTCAGATACCTTTTATCGAATAGAGAGTTCGCTGAACAATGTAGGAAGCTCAGTGGATGAAATTCAAACACAGGTGAACGACCTGGGGGTGTCCTATACTATCGTTTCTGATTTAGTAGTCACGGATACCACCATTGATGTGACCTATACCGTGGAGAAGGGAGATACCCACCAGTACCATGCCCAGTACCAGTACACCACAGACAGCGGTGGGAGGATTACAAGCATCAGTCTTGATAACATTTTTTCAGAATTACTATTAAAGGAAGTGTCCACGTTAACGGTGGATATGATGAGCTTTTATATTGAATATGCAGACGGAACAACAGCAACATATAACTACAGTGTGGATAGCGGTGGAAGAATCACCAGCGTAACGAAAGTATAA
- a CDS encoding phage tail protein gives MSDFGLKIGLEGEREFKNSLREINRDFKVLGSEMKLVTSQFDKQDKSLQAVTARNEVLNKEIDAQKNKISTLESALKNAADSFGENDKRTKAWQIQLNNANADLNKMERELDENNKALDASRDGFGNAGKEADKFGDEIKDSAKVADDSGGKFEKLGSVMKGVATGIGVAMAAIGTAAVGAGKKLYDMANDAAAAGDEVDKASQRLGLSRQGYQEWEYVLSQNGASISSLETGMKKLNSTVDDSINGSASATEKFKRLGISMEDLQGKSREEVFEMTIKGLQGISDEGEKAAIANDLLGTSSVELGALLNQTAESTDDLKNKASELGLVMSDESIDAAVNYTDAMDNLTRSFSGVKNNITSQLLPGFTMVLEGLTGLITGQEGAAEQLKEGARQTVDQIAVILPQILEVVTGLIAAIAEVAPDLVLALVNGIIDNLPTLIEAATNIIMTIVGGLIEALPQITEGALQLVLTLVDGIIANLPSLVEAALVMIVTLATGLGEALPELVPSIVEAVILIAQTLINNLDLVLDAAFQIISGLAQGLLNALPTLIEALPQIINSIITFITSNLPKIIEMGVQLTIQLAAGLIRAIPQLVSQLPQIITAIVTGLGRAIPSMMDVGRNIARGLWDGISSMIGWLKGKVDSMVSGIVRGVKGVLGIRSPSKVFAGIGANMSEGIGEGFTEAMSGVEKDIQGAIPTDFDLDLNSQVSGSLGGSEGAVFDVTIPLTIDGNVLTRVIAQLQWNQNTVTVRNLGVAGS, from the coding sequence ATGTCTGACTTTGGTCTTAAGATAGGCCTTGAGGGTGAGCGTGAATTTAAGAATTCACTTAGAGAAATCAATAGAGATTTTAAAGTACTAGGTTCTGAGATGAAGCTGGTCACATCCCAATTTGATAAACAGGATAAATCTCTACAGGCAGTGACGGCAAGAAATGAAGTCTTAAATAAAGAGATCGATGCTCAAAAGAATAAAATCAGTACCCTAGAGTCTGCCCTCAAAAATGCCGCTGATTCCTTCGGGGAAAATGACAAGAGAACTAAAGCCTGGCAGATTCAGCTAAACAACGCAAACGCAGATCTCAACAAAATGGAGCGAGAGCTTGATGAAAATAATAAAGCTCTTGATGCATCTAGGGATGGATTTGGAAATGCAGGTAAAGAAGCTGACAAGTTTGGAGATGAAATCAAGGACTCAGCTAAAGTAGCAGATGATTCCGGTGGAAAGTTTGAGAAATTAGGCTCTGTTATGAAAGGGGTGGCAACGGGCATTGGTGTGGCCATGGCTGCCATTGGAACTGCAGCAGTGGGTGCGGGAAAGAAGCTTTATGATATGGCAAATGATGCAGCCGCTGCCGGAGACGAAGTGGATAAGGCAAGTCAAAGGCTCGGGCTATCGAGACAAGGCTATCAGGAGTGGGAGTATGTCCTTTCACAAAACGGTGCCAGTATTTCATCTCTAGAAACTGGGATGAAGAAACTTAATAGTACCGTGGATGATTCCATCAATGGAAGCGCTTCTGCTACTGAAAAGTTTAAAAGGCTCGGCATTTCCATGGAAGACCTTCAAGGTAAATCTCGAGAAGAAGTCTTTGAGATGACTATTAAAGGGCTTCAGGGTATCTCAGATGAAGGTGAAAAAGCCGCTATTGCCAATGATTTACTAGGAACATCTTCTGTTGAACTTGGAGCGCTCTTAAACCAGACAGCAGAAAGTACGGATGATCTTAAGAATAAAGCCAGTGAACTTGGCCTAGTGATGAGTGATGAATCCATTGATGCTGCAGTTAATTACACCGATGCCATGGATAATCTCACTCGTTCCTTTTCAGGGGTTAAAAATAATATCACTTCACAACTCCTTCCAGGCTTCACCATGGTCCTTGAAGGCCTAACCGGTTTAATAACCGGTCAAGAAGGAGCAGCAGAGCAGTTAAAAGAAGGAGCCAGACAGACGGTGGACCAGATTGCAGTTATCCTGCCTCAGATTTTAGAAGTAGTGACTGGACTTATCGCAGCCATTGCTGAAGTGGCACCGGATTTAGTTCTAGCTCTTGTAAATGGAATTATTGATAATCTGCCAACGCTTATTGAAGCAGCTACCAATATTATTATGACCATCGTGGGTGGACTTATTGAAGCCCTACCACAGATTACAGAAGGCGCCCTCCAACTGGTGCTCACTTTGGTGGATGGCATTATTGCAAATTTACCTTCACTTGTAGAAGCAGCCCTTGTGATGATAGTAACTCTTGCCACTGGACTTGGTGAGGCACTTCCAGAGCTCGTCCCTTCCATTGTTGAAGCAGTGATTCTCATTGCCCAGACGCTGATTAATAATCTGGATTTGGTACTAGATGCAGCCTTTCAGATCATCAGTGGACTGGCTCAGGGATTACTAAATGCACTACCTACTTTAATAGAGGCCCTACCACAAATCATCAACAGTATTATTACCTTTATAACCAGTAATCTTCCAAAGATTATCGAGATGGGTGTTCAGCTGACCATTCAACTGGCAGCAGGACTGATTAGAGCCATTCCACAGCTTGTCAGTCAACTTCCACAGATAATTACTGCTATTGTCACAGGGTTAGGTAGAGCTATCCCGTCCATGATGGATGTGGGACGAAATATTGCTCGTGGACTTTGGGATGGTATCTCATCCATGATCGGATGGCTTAAAGGAAAAGTTGACAGTATGGTCAGCGGTATTGTCAGGGGTGTTAAAGGTGTTCTTGGTATCCGGTCACCTTCTAAAGTGTTCGCTGGCATTGGTGCCAATATGAGTGAAGGTATTGGAGAAGGCTTCACTGAGGCCATGAGCGGTGTTGAAAAAGATATTCAGGGAGCTATCCCAACAGACTTTGACCTTGATTTAAATTCTCAAGTTTCAGGAAGTCTTGGCGGTTCTGAGGGCGCGGTCTTTGATGTAACCATACCATTAACCATTGATGGGAATGTCTTAACCCGTGTCATAGCTCAACTTCAGTGGAATCAAAATACCGTTACTGTAAGAAACCTTGGAGTAGCAGGAAGTTAA
- a CDS encoding major tail protein, translated as MATIGLDSLFYAKITEDQNGIETYGTPKVLAKAMTAELSIELIEAILYADDGASEVIKEFKSGSLSLGIDDIGSLVAQDLTGCKIDSNNVVVSRSEDGGSPVAIGFRAKKANGKYRYFWLYRVIFSVPATSLATKGDSITFSSPTIEGTVFRRNKLDSENKHPWKAEVTEGDSGVAPSTISGWFTSVYEPDFTSVTPTISITTQPAGTTNVTAGSITGSLSVVTESNTSDPITYQWYENTIDSTSGGTLINGETSASFDIPTDLLADTYYYYCVLSLTGASDVTTTVATVTVS; from the coding sequence ATGGCAACGATTGGATTGGATAGTCTATTTTATGCCAAGATCACAGAAGATCAAAATGGCATTGAAACTTATGGAACACCCAAAGTTCTGGCAAAAGCCATGACAGCAGAACTGAGTATTGAGCTTATTGAGGCAATACTCTACGCAGATGATGGCGCATCAGAGGTAATTAAAGAATTTAAAAGCGGCTCACTTAGCTTAGGAATTGATGATATTGGTTCACTCGTAGCCCAGGATTTAACGGGCTGTAAAATTGATAGCAATAATGTAGTAGTTTCAAGAAGTGAAGATGGCGGAAGTCCTGTGGCCATAGGGTTTCGAGCTAAGAAGGCTAACGGCAAGTACAGATACTTTTGGCTTTACAGAGTTATTTTCTCTGTTCCAGCCACAAGTCTTGCGACTAAGGGCGACTCCATTACATTTAGCAGTCCCACCATAGAAGGAACTGTATTCAGGAGAAATAAATTAGATAGTGAAAACAAACATCCTTGGAAAGCAGAAGTTACTGAAGGAGATAGTGGTGTTGCACCATCAACCATTTCAGGGTGGTTTACCTCTGTATATGAACCAGACTTTACATCGGTAACTCCGACCATTAGTATTACGACCCAGCCAGCTGGAACAACTAATGTAACAGCCGGTAGCATTACAGGAAGTCTTTCTGTAGTGACGGAGTCTAACACTAGCGATCCAATCACTTATCAGTGGTATGAAAACACCATCGATAGCACTTCAGGCGGAACCCTAATTAATGGAGAAACCTCTGCCAGCTTTGATATTCCTACGGATCTCTTGGCTGACACCTATTATTACTATTGTGTTCTTAGCCTTACTGGAGCCAGTGATGTAACGACAACTGTAGCCACAGTAACGGTATCTTAA